Proteins from one Malania oleifera isolate guangnan ecotype guangnan chromosome 4, ASM2987363v1, whole genome shotgun sequence genomic window:
- the LOC131153756 gene encoding uncharacterized protein LOC131153756 yields MGTNSKVEGARARKSATEVDHKNREAHKKEEQYWRDAEDTKSHASKKHHEDIKKRTKATAQKAKACCLAEHEEKSLEKSLKKLDKKASHISILVPKVTEAEPFID; encoded by the coding sequence ATGGGCACGAACAGCAAAGTCGAAGGGGCGAGAGCTCGCAAGAGCGCCACCGAGGTCGACCACAAAAACCGCGAGGCTCACAAGAAGGAAGAGCAGTACTGGCGCGATGCCGAAGACACCAAGTCTCACGCCTCCAAGAAGCACCATGAGGATATCAAGAAGCGCACCAAGGCCACTGCACAAAAAGCCAAGGCTTGTTGCCTGGCCGAGCACGAAGAGAAAAGCCTCGAGAAGTCACTAAAGAAGCTAGATAAGAAGGCTAGCCATATCTCTATCCTTGTTCCTAAAGTCACCGAGGCAGAGCCTTTTATTGATTGA